CGGATCCTTCAGGAACGCCGTGAAGGTCCGGCCGCCGGTGGCGCGCCGGACGGCCCGAAGATAGGGCACGGCCCGGCGACCCGAAGCGATCAGGATGTCCGGATAGGGGCCGGCCAGGGCGCCATCGCGGCGGCGCGGACCCTCGCGCGGGTCGATCGGGCCCCAGGGGGCCATCCAGCCGAAGGGGCCGGACGGGGGCACCTGCCGGATCTCGAAGGCGAGGCCGAGCGTCTCGGCGATGCCGACGCATTGGTTCTCATCGCCCGCCTTGCCGTCGGTGACGATCCAGGTACGGGCGCGAGAGAGTTCGGGAAGGAGTTCGGATCGCGCGTCCGGGCGAGTGCGCGCACCTGTTTTCGCGTCCGTCACGTCGATGCTTGCCATGCGCCTCGCTCAAGAAACCCGCTGCCGTGCCGGACCAGGCAGCCGCGACCGTCCTCTGACGCTCGATCGGCCGATGTTAGGCACGTGAACAGGACGGCCGATCCCAATCCCTTTTCCTCATCCTGAGGTGCCCGCGCCAGCGGGCCTCCAACGCGCTCTCCGAAGGTACCTGCGATTCCTGAAGGGCTCCTTCGAGACCTCGGCTGCGCTCCGGCACCTCGGGATGAGGGTGTTGGGATGGAACCCTCCTTCGGAAGCTTCCCGCGCCGCCGGACCGTCGCGTTTCCTTCGACCTAGAGGATCTCCGGCGGCGACGCACTTCTATTCGCGCGGCAGATCCCGGGCGAGCCACTGTGCGTAGATGTCGGCGATGGCGGCGAGCCGCCGGCCCTCGAACTGCGGATCGTACCACGCGCCCCCGTAGCTCGACGGCGTCGCGGTCATCTGCGGATGGCGTCCGAGCACCTGCCCCTTGGGTCCGACGAGCAGCGCCTCGCCCTCCAGGTAATCGGTCTGGAGATTGCCGCCGAAGCCCCGCACGGCGCCGCCGCCGGCATAGGGCCGCAGCGACAGGCTCGTCACCACGACCACGAGCTGTGGCCCGCGGCCGCCGATCCGACCGGCGAAGCTCTTCCGCAGGGCCTCGGTCAGGTCGCCGGCCAGCGCGTCGGCCTGCAGACCCGCGCCCTTGTCGAGGAGCGGTCGCACGTCGACCCGGACGTCGGAGAAGACCGGCGTCGGGGGGAAGTCGCTCGCCCCCGCGGATCCCGCGGCGACACCGAACAGCAGGCCGGCGAACCGGCCCATGATCCGCAGGCGCATCACTCAGCCGCCGTATTGGACTGCGACGACCTCGTAGGACTTGCCGCCACCCGGCGTGGTGACCTCGACGGTGTCGCCGACGCCCTTTCCGATCAGGGCGCGGGCGATGGGCGAGGTGATGGACACGCGACCTGAGCGTACGTCGGCCTCGGGCTCACCGACGATCTGGTAGGTCTTCTCCTCCTCCGTGTCCTCGTCGACGAGCTTCACGGTGGCGCCGAACTTGATCTTGTTGCCCGAGAGCTTCGTGACGTCGATGATCTCGGCGCGCGCGATCATGCTCTCCAGCTCCATGACGCGGCCCTCGTTGTGGGACTGCGCCTCCTTGGCGGCGTGATACTCGGCGTTCTCCGACAGGTCGCCGAGGGCGCGGGCCTCCGCGATCGCCTGGATGATGCGCTGGCGCTCCACCTGCTGGCGATGCTTCAGCTCCTCTTCGAGGGCTGCGAAGCCGCGCACCGTGATCGGAACCTTGTCTATCGTCATCGTCTCGCGCCACAATGAAGAGGCCCGGCCGAGAGTGCAGCACTCTCCCCGGGCCACGAGATAAAGTCAGCGGGACCCTGAGGTTCAGGCCGCAAAGTATTCCTGCAAGGCACGGACCTTGAGATCGCCTTCTAGATAGGCCTTGATCCCCTCGGCCGCGGCCACCGCGCCGGCTAGAGTGGTGTAATACGGCACCTTATGCAAGAGGGCCGCGCGCCGGAGCGAGCGCGAGTCCGAGAGTGCGCCCGCACCTTCCGTGGTGTTTAGGACGAGGTGGATGCCGCCGTTCTTGATGGCGTCGACCACATGCGGCCGGCCCTCGAGAACCTTGTTGATTTGCTCCGCCGGGACGCCGCTGTCGACCAGGAATCGCTGCGTCCCGCCGGTTGCCAGGATCGTGAAGCCGAGATCGAACAGGAGCTTCATGGTCGGCAGGATGCGGGCCTTGTCGGCGTCCCGCACGGAGACGAATACCGAGCCCGCCTTCGGCACCTGCGTCCCCGAGCCGAGCTGGCTCTTGGCGAAGGCCACGCCGAAGCTCGCGTCGAGCCCGATGACCTCGCCGGTGGAGCGCATCTCCGGACCGAGCAGCACGTCGACGCCAGGGAACCGCGCGAAGGGGAAGACCGCCTCCTTCACGGCGATGTGCGGCAGGGTCTTGGGCTTCAGGCCGAAGGCGGCGAGCGCCTCGCCCGCCATGACCCGCGCGGCGATCTTGGCGATCGGCTCGCCGATGACCTTGGCGACGAACGGCACCGTGCGTGAGGCGCGGGGGTTCACCTCCAGCACGTAGATCGTGCCGTCCTTGATGGCGTACTGCACGTTCATCAGGCCGACGACGTTGAGCGCCAGCGCCATGGCCTTGGTCTGCCGCTCAAGCTCGTCCACGATCTCGGACGAGAGCGAGCGCGGCGGGAGGGAGCAGGCCGAGTCGCCGGAATGGATGCCGGCCTCCTCGATGTGCTCCATGATGCCGGCGATGAACACGTCCTTGCCGTCGCAGACCGCGTCGACGTCGACCTCGACCGCGTCCGACAGGTAGCGGTCGAACAGGAGTGGGTTCTTGCCCAGCACCGTGTTGATCTGGCCGGTCTTGTCGTTGGGGTAGCGGGCTTTCACCTCGGAGGGGATCAGGCTCGGCAGCGTGTCGAGCAGGTAGTCGGCGAACTGCGTCTCGTCGCGGATGATCGCCATGGCGCGGCCACCCAGGACGTAGCTCGGGCGCACCACGAAGGGCAGGCCGAGATCGGCCGCGACGAGCCGGCTCTGCTCCACCGAGTAGGCGATGCCGTTCTTCGGCTGCTTCATCGCGAGCTTGTCGAGGAGCCGCTTGAACTGGTCACGGTCCTCCGCGAGGTCGATCGCGTCCGGCGAGGTGCCGAGGATCGGCACACCGGCGGATTCGAGGGCGCGGGCGAGCTTCAGCGGGGTCTGGCCGCCGAACTGCACGATCACCCCGTGCAGGGTGCCGGCCTGCCGCTCGGTCTCGATGATCTCCAGCACGTCCTCGGCGGTGAGCGGCTCGAAGTAGAGCCGGTCCGACGTGTCGTAGTCGGTCGAGACCGTCTCCGGGTTGCAGTTGACCATGATGGTCTCGTAGCCCGCATCCGACAGCGCGAAACAGGCGTGGCAGCAGCAATAGTCGAACTCGATGCCCTGACCGATCCGGTTCGGGCCGCCGCCGAGGATCACGACCTTCTTGGCGTTCGAGGGCTGGGCCTCGTCCACGACCGCGCCCGCGAAAGGCGCCACGTAGGTCGAGTACATGTAGGCGGTGGGCGACTTGAACTCGGCCGCGCAGGTGTCGATCCGTTTGAACACCGGACGCACCGCGAGCGCCCGGCGCTTGGCCCGCACCTCGGCCTCCTCCAGGCCCGCCAGCACCGCGAGGCGCGCGTCGGAAAAACCCGCCGCCTTGAGCTGGCGGAAGGCGCCGGCCGTGGTCGGCAGGCCGTAGGCCTTCACGCGCTTCTCCAGATCGATGATCGCCTGGAGTTGCTCCAGGAACCACGGGTCGATCTTGCAGGAGGCATAGATCTGCTCGTGGCTGACGCCGAGCCGCAGGGCCTGCGCGACTTTCAGGAGCCGGTCCGGCGTCGGCGTGCCGATCGCCGCCTTGATGGCGTTGTGGTCGTCGCCCTTGCCCAGTCCCTCGATCTCGATGTCGTCGAGGCCGGTCAAGCCAGTCTCGAGGGAGCGCAGGGCCTTCTGCAGCGATTCGGCGAAGCAGCG
The sequence above is drawn from the Methylobacterium mesophilicum SR1.6/6 genome and encodes:
- the greA gene encoding transcription elongation factor GreA encodes the protein MDKVPITVRGFAALEEELKHRQQVERQRIIQAIAEARALGDLSENAEYHAAKEAQSHNEGRVMELESMIARAEIIDVTKLSGNKIKFGATVKLVDEDTEEEKTYQIVGEPEADVRSGRVSITSPIARALIGKGVGDTVEVTTPGGGKSYEVVAVQYGG
- the carB gene encoding carbamoyl-phosphate synthase large subunit, giving the protein MPKRTDISSILIIGAGPIIIGQACEFDYSGTQACKALREEGYRIVLVNSNPATIMTDPDMADATYVEPITPEIVAKIIEKERPDAILPTMGGQTALNCALSLQRMGVLAKFGVQMIGATAEAIDKAEDRSLFRDAMTKIGLDTPKSALANASAAKKADREKYLAEVARIESANADPEARRVALAAFEKGWMAGESDRRKRYGEHAIGQALIALAEVGLPAIIRPSFTMGGTGGGIAYNREEFLDIVERGIDASPTNEVLIEESVLGWKEYEMEVVRDRNDNCIIVCSIENIDPMGVHTGDSITVAPALTLTDKEYQVMRDASLAVLREIGVETGGSNVQFAINPENGRMIVIEMNPRVSRSSALASKATGFPIAKVAAKLAVGYTLDEIANDITGGATPASFEPTIDYVVTKIPRFAFEKFPGAEPTLTTAMKSVGEAMAIGRCFAESLQKALRSLETGLTGLDDIEIEGLGKGDDHNAIKAAIGTPTPDRLLKVAQALRLGVSHEQIYASCKIDPWFLEQLQAIIDLEKRVKAYGLPTTAGAFRQLKAAGFSDARLAVLAGLEEAEVRAKRRALAVRPVFKRIDTCAAEFKSPTAYMYSTYVAPFAGAVVDEAQPSNAKKVVILGGGPNRIGQGIEFDYCCCHACFALSDAGYETIMVNCNPETVSTDYDTSDRLYFEPLTAEDVLEIIETERQAGTLHGVIVQFGGQTPLKLARALESAGVPILGTSPDAIDLAEDRDQFKRLLDKLAMKQPKNGIAYSVEQSRLVAADLGLPFVVRPSYVLGGRAMAIIRDETQFADYLLDTLPSLIPSEVKARYPNDKTGQINTVLGKNPLLFDRYLSDAVEVDVDAVCDGKDVFIAGIMEHIEEAGIHSGDSACSLPPRSLSSEIVDELERQTKAMALALNVVGLMNVQYAIKDGTIYVLEVNPRASRTVPFVAKVIGEPIAKIAARVMAGEALAAFGLKPKTLPHIAVKEAVFPFARFPGVDVLLGPEMRSTGEVIGLDASFGVAFAKSQLGSGTQVPKAGSVFVSVRDADKARILPTMKLLFDLGFTILATGGTQRFLVDSGVPAEQINKVLEGRPHVVDAIKNGGIHLVLNTTEGAGALSDSRSLRRAALLHKVPYYTTLAGAVAAAEGIKAYLEGDLKVRALQEYFAA